A window of Candidatus Poribacteria bacterium contains these coding sequences:
- a CDS encoding AAA-like domain-containing protein yields MRTFGTQGPVTPEINYVVSRSEALSDFVDRVKKGKYIVLFAPRQTGKTTLFRAAIDILITEAYFPIQLNFEVYVDLTPAAFYSYLHVDVCRAIASVFQRRGSIPSEDLKRFLENIEVTDHVSMRNFFQQLTGFLPSHDNSQKVVLIIDEFDAIPPEAVRGFLHSLRYIYLDTSGVRCPYSVGIVGVKNITQLNYDRSISPFNIQDEFHLPNFTHMQVQELLEQYTHEVGQAFTPDVIFSIHKHTAGQPFLVNRCAQILTEELDIPKTEPITMAHFSKAHTQLLEEGNINISHLLTNIRRDRRFESLLIRIMSYKIGLPFNIDNEIMNELITHGVIVKGPNRMCEIANPIYQHHIRQSLKPLPSKPPVQTLDTLLH; encoded by the coding sequence ATGAGAACGTTCGGAACCCAAGGACCCGTAACTCCTGAAATAAACTACGTTGTGAGCCGCTCCGAGGCACTTTCGGATTTTGTTGACAGAGTGAAAAAAGGCAAATACATCGTCCTCTTCGCGCCGCGCCAGACCGGCAAGACGACCCTCTTTCGCGCCGCTATAGATATCCTCATAACTGAAGCGTATTTTCCAATTCAGCTGAATTTTGAAGTGTATGTTGATTTAACCCCCGCTGCTTTTTATAGTTATCTGCATGTAGATGTTTGCAGAGCAATTGCGTCCGTTTTCCAAAGGCGAGGCAGTATCCCTTCTGAAGATTTGAAACGATTTTTGGAAAACATTGAGGTAACAGACCATGTTTCAATGAGAAATTTTTTTCAACAACTTACCGGTTTTCTGCCCAGTCATGATAATTCCCAAAAAGTTGTCCTTATCATTGACGAGTTCGATGCCATCCCGCCAGAAGCCGTTCGTGGTTTTCTACATTCGCTTCGCTACATTTATCTTGACACCTCAGGTGTCCGATGTCCCTACAGTGTCGGTATTGTTGGGGTCAAAAACATCACGCAGCTCAACTACGATCGGTCAATCTCACCTTTCAATATCCAAGACGAGTTTCACTTGCCCAACTTCACACATATGCAAGTCCAGGAACTACTCGAGCAATATACCCACGAGGTGGGGCAAGCCTTCACGCCTGACGTTATCTTCTCTATTCACAAACACACGGCTGGACAACCCTTTCTCGTCAATCGGTGTGCGCAAATTCTCACTGAGGAACTGGACATTCCTAAAACTGAACCGATTACGATGGCTCACTTTTCTAAAGCACATACGCAACTCCTTGAGGAAGGGAACATCAATATTAGTCATCTGCTTACCAATATCCGCAGGGATCGTCGGTTTGAAAGTCTCCTTATCCGAATCATGTCTTATAAGATAGGTTTGCCCTTCAATATAGACAATGAAATCATGAATGAACTCATAACTCATGGGGTTATTGTAAAAGGTCCTAATAGAATGTGTGAAATCGCCAACCCGATCTATCAGCATCATATTCGGCAAAGCCTCAAACCACTTCCATCCAAACCCCCGGTACAAACCCTGGATACTCTCCTTCACTGA
- a CDS encoding redoxin domain-containing protein has product KNIEICTQNLIAIGKSIQIYEKETGDYPKWLSDLHHPKYLPDPDILICPSDKMNGKAVMSRNIDPNMPVSYGYQFHPEYRGDRITDRRLIYGDVVPLVRCRHHPNQDFDCLNLNFSYKVSKSNSFWELQPEQLYETEAEAVTALEAGLQKQPDNASLSCYVYPALARLYIKIGRDGDVDALITQFKSVMDPDYDRDFFALVDMLEMMDRDEDVLQLFKEREEKNPKDRSILEKLAEIFQKSGDTDKAKEHQQKAKPVIAMVGKPVPDFTATDLDGNPISLQDYRGRVVLLDFWAVWCGPCIAEMPNVKRVYNKYKDEGFDIIGISLDTSEKRLRDYLEKNDIAWQQVFSGKGWQSPISKQYGIRGIPAPWLIDKDGILISKQARGRKLGKLVAEALKE; this is encoded by the coding sequence AAAAAACATCGAAATTTGCACGCAAAATTTAATTGCGATAGGGAAGTCAATTCAAATCTATGAAAAAGAGACAGGTGATTATCCGAAGTGGCTCTCGGATCTCCACCATCCCAAATACTTACCAGATCCAGACATCCTGATATGTCCTTCAGATAAAATGAATGGCAAGGCTGTTATGTCTCGGAACATCGACCCGAATATGCCTGTGAGTTACGGCTACCAGTTTCATCCTGAATACCGCGGCGACCGAATCACTGACAGACGACTCATCTATGGAGATGTTGTGCCGCTTGTGCGGTGTCGGCACCATCCAAATCAGGATTTCGACTGCTTAAACCTGAATTTCTCCTATAAGGTCTCTAAATCCAACAGTTTCTGGGAACTTCAACCCGAACAATTATATGAGACCGAAGCGGAAGCCGTTACCGCTTTGGAAGCAGGACTTCAGAAGCAACCAGACAATGCAAGTTTATCGTGTTATGTCTATCCTGCGCTTGCGCGTCTCTATATCAAAATCGGTAGAGACGGAGATGTCGATGCCCTTATTACCCAATTCAAATCGGTCATGGATCCCGACTACGATCGCGATTTTTTTGCCCTCGTTGACATGCTTGAAATGATGGATCGAGATGAAGATGTCCTTCAACTTTTTAAGGAACGTGAGGAGAAGAATCCCAAAGATCGCAGCATTCTCGAGAAACTCGCTGAAATTTTTCAGAAATCAGGAGATACCGACAAGGCAAAGGAACACCAACAAAAGGCGAAACCCGTGATAGCGATGGTCGGGAAACCTGTGCCTGACTTCACCGCGACAGACCTCGACGGGAACCCGATTTCACTGCAAGACTATCGTGGAAGGGTCGTTCTGCTCGACTTCTGGGCAGTGTGGTGTGGTCCCTGTATTGCGGAGATGCCGAACGTCAAGCGGGTTTACAATAAGTATAAGGACGAAGGATTTGACATTATCGGGATTAGCCTTGACACCAGTGAAAAGAGATTACGAGATTATCTGGAAAAGAACGACATCGCTTGGCAACAGGTTTTCAGCGGGAAAGGATGGCAAAGCCCGATCTCAAAACAGTATGGTATTCGCGGAATACCGGCACCGTGGCTCATTGATAAAGACGGCATATTGATCTCTAAGCAAGCGAGAGGCAGAAAATTAGGAAAACTGGTAGCTGAGGCGTTGAAGGAATAA
- a CDS encoding restriction endonuclease, which translates to MGYGGSREDAGKAVGRGGDGGIDGIINEDRLGLDVVYIQAKQWKENVSRPEIQKFAGALQGQRARKGVFITTSGFTKGAEEYVKTIDSKIILIDGNQVAQYMIEHNVGVSVEKTYEIKRVDSDYFAENAENP; encoded by the coding sequence ATGGGCTACGGTGGTTCGCGGGAAGATGCTGGTAAGGCCGTAGGACGTGGTGGTGATGGTGGTATTGATGGTATCATTAACGAAGATAGATTGGGGCTTGATGTCGTATATATTCAAGCGAAACAGTGGAAAGAGAATGTAAGTCGCCCTGAAATTCAGAAATTTGCGGGGGCACTACAAGGTCAACGTGCTCGAAAGGGAGTCTTCATTACAACATCGGGTTTTACCAAAGGTGCTGAAGAATATGTGAAAACAATTGACTCTAAGATTATTTTAATTGATGGGAACCAAGTCGCACAATATATGATTGAGCATAACGTCGGCGTTTCTGTAGAGAAAACCTACGAAATCAAACGCGTAGATTCCGATTATTTTGCTGAAAACGCCGAAAATCCCTAA